A region of the Thalassoroseus pseudoceratinae genome:
AACCCGGGTCCGAACCTACTGTCGGATTGTTGTTCCCGTCAAAGAATGCCTGCAAGCTGTTCACTAGCAGTGTGCGGTCTTCAAGCACCTCGGCTTGCCGGATGTGTTGACTTGACGCACGCCGGGCGGTTTGACGGCGACCGGATCGGGGCTGGGTACGGTTGTGGAAGAGTTCGGTCAACCAGTTTGTGAGCAGCATGAGAGTCTTCCTTCGAGAGAGCCACCACGCCGTGCAATCAATTCGTTCGCATCGGCATCGGTCGCAAGGGGTCGCAATATCGGGTGAGAGAGACGATTGAGTTCCATTTTGACTGTACAGGCAATGTGCCTGGGCGGATCGGCGGCTTGTTCGATTCACACGCAACTTGTGAATCGAACAAGGCTGGTTATCTGAAAAATTGTTGGTGGACGACATTGGCAGACGGATCGCCAGTTTCGAACAGAACCATGCAGATGGTCATGGGGGCCGAAACGGTAAGTCTGCACTTGGTTCGATGAGTGCCGTTGGAGCGCACGCGGTGTGATTGATCGGGCTTGAGCGTCCAAACGAATCCTCCGTGGTTGGGCTTCGTGTCGCCGTGCAAACGGGTGTAGGTTGTTGCCGAGTGTTAGCAGAGAGTTCTGCCAGTGTTTCCGACGGGTTGCGCTCTTCAAGGTTTGGTGCGGTGTCGGTCCGTGTCGTTGACACCGATAAAATGGCCTTTGTGTAACACTACCAATCGCAGTCACGTTTGCAACCTTTGCTACGACAATTCCCGATGGGAACTCGTCTGGCAATTGACGTGCCGTACTGGTGTGGTGAAGACCTGTTTGACAGTTTTTCTTTGAAAGTGGTTCTCTGAATGGTTGGCGTTCTAATGACAATCAGTATCAATACTTATGTCGGAGCGAGGAAGTTGATGGGAATCGTCTTCGCGCGTTTGGCGATGGTGGTTATACTTCCGGCCCGACGAGACCGGGTGATGTGGCCGATGTAGTGGAATGAGCTGGGAAAGGATGCCCAATGCGATCGATTACGGTGATGAACCAGAAGGGCGGAGTTGGCAAAACGACCTCCAGTGTCAACTTGGCGGCGGCGTTGGCGAAAATGGATCGGCGTGTGTGTGTGATCGATCTCGATCCGCAGGGTCATGCGTCGATTCACTTGGGGATCGAAGCCTTTGACGAGACGCCGACGATCTACGACGTCTTCGCGGGAGCACGGACGATTACGACGGCTCGGCAAATGGTGGCTTCCAACTTGTGGGTCGTGCCAGCGAACATCGATCTGGCGGCGGCCGAAGTCGAGTTGGCCGATGCTCCGAATCGGGAACGTATTCTGGATGCGGTCTTGAACACACCCGAGGTCGCCGATCAATTTGATTATGTGATCATGGATTGCCCACCGTCGCTGGGCGTGCTGACGATCAACTCACTCACCGCGACCAAAGAGGTGTTCATTCCGCTGCAACCGCACTTTTTCGCGTTGCAGGGGTTGTCAAAGTTGTTCGAAACGACGGCTCTGGTTCGCAGCCGATTGAATCGGGATCTGCGTGTCACGGGCGTGATGCTCTGTCTCTACGAGACTGGCACACGGTTGGCGGCCGACGTGACGGACGACCTGAAAACCTTCCTCGACGGCAGTGCTCCGGATGCTCCGTGGGCGAGTGCTCGCATCTTTAGCACGAAGATTCGTCGAAACATTAAGCTGGCTGAGGCACCAAGTTTCGGGCAATCCGTCTTCGAGTACGCTCCAAGTTGTCCCGGTGCCCAGGACTACGGTGCTCTCGCGGAAGAGGTGATCGCCGCCGAAACCGCTGGCACATCAATGCCGTTGGCGAACGCCGCCTGATCAGTTTTGTCTTGGCGGCGATTGCAAGTATTGTGACACAAAATCAATGAACCACGTTGCGGGAGCGGCGTGGTTCATTGGCGTTTACTTCGGTTCGTCGAGCAGCGTTCCCAGGTGACACGCGACGGATTCCGCGAGCGCGTCGAGGTTGTAACCGCCTTCGAGCAGGCTGACCAATCGACCTTCACACTCGCTGTCGGCGACATCCGTGAGCATCTGGGTCAAGGTTCCGAAGTCTTCGGCTTCCAGACTGAGCGAGCCAATCGGATCGGCGGCGTGAGCATCGAAACCGGCACTGAGTAAAATCAATTGCGGGCGACTCTTCCGGACGGCATCAGCCAAGCTGTTTGCGAAGGCTTCGCAGTATTCTTTCCGCGAAATGCCAAATCGCAATGGCAAATTCAGTGTGTGACCCAGACCGGGCCCGCTGCCAGTTTCGTCGGCCGCTCCTGTGCCTGGGTAGAATGGCGATCGATGAGCGGAAAAGAACGTAACTTGCTCCTTGTGGTAGAACGAATCCTGCGTGCCGTTCCCATGATGAACATCCCAATCGACGATCAGAATGCGTTCCACTTCCTGCTTCGCAATGGCATGCCGAGCGGCAACCGCGACGTTGTTGTACAGACAAAACCCCATCACATGGGACGGTCGGGCGTGGTGTCCCGGGGGGCGAATCAACGCCAGTGCTCGGTTGCAATCATCGCTGAAGACGGCATCGACCGCTTCAATCGCGGTTCCGGCGGCTTGTCGAGCGACATCGGCGGATTTCGCGGAGAACGGGGTGTCGGCCTCCAGGTAGCCTTTCGTTCGTCTGGCGGTATCGGCGATGGTTTTCAAATGCGATTCGGTGTGGTTTCGTAGCAACTCCTCATCCGTGGCGAACCGAATTTTCCCGCGTTCACATCGCTCGATTAGCCCTTCGTTTGTGAGTTTCTTCGTGATGGAACTCAATCGGGCTGGTCGCTCGGGGTGTTCACCGGTTTCGTGTTCCAGGAAGAAGTCATCGGTGAAGAGTCGCACGGTCATAATCGGCAAACTTGATTGATTGAACACGAAGGGTCAGTGTCACCACGCAAAAAAGCGCAATCGTTCGATATTCGCGCATTCTGACAGAGCAACGGAGTCAGTGCAATTCGCCACGCTCCCGTGTTCCTGGTACCGAAATCAACTTGACTTTCAAATTTTGAGAGTGATAACCTATTAGACAGTACCCATCATCTGCCACACTCCCCTTCAATAGGGGGTGTCGGTTCGACACTCGTCGGAAAATTGATAAGCCGTACTCGGAACTTAATGCAGCACGTGATCATTTGTGTGTTCACGTCAACGACGAGTGTTGAGAACGTCGACGGAAACAGTCAACCAACCTCTAAAACTGATTCAATCCGTTTGTGTTGTCCCTTCACTCTCGGATGGAAGGAACTCCCACTGGAAAACCTTCTTCACCTACGGTAGTTTGAAGGGGTGGAGAAAGGGAGTTTTCTGAAGTCCAAAACGTGGCCGAATCAACTTGACGTTGTGAACGAAGACCGAGTTTGTTGTGAGATGGGATGGTCAGTTCCTGTTGACGAAACGTTGGATTTTCAGATGCGAAAGTCACGAACACGGAGAGACGTCATGAATCAGCACCATACTCCGTCTGTTTTCGTCAACCGACAATTGGGTCTTCGCCGTCGCGTTTTCAAGGCGTCACGTTCGTTCGTCGGTATCGAGAAGGTGAAAAATCAACTTATGCCCCCGCTCTTGCGAACCACGATTGGGCTTCTCGCCATCAGTCTTGTCGGACTGACGGACTTGGCGTTTGCACAGAATGCACCGGTTCGGCCTGCTGGTCAGAAACCGAATGCCCCAGCTTTGCCACCGGGTTACGCCCCACCGAGTGCCGCACCCCCGGTGTTTACCTTTCAAAAAGCACTCCTTGATGAAGACACGCAGAAGTCTCTCAAGCGGAGCGCAATCGGCATTACGACCACCCTGCGTGGTCAAGGGAACGGCCTGAGCCCGCAAGACAAAAAGAAAATTCAGGATTGGGCCAAGTTACGAGTGTACGAAATGACCATGCCGGAGCACTTCACGCCTCCGGTGGTCAAATACACGACCGACCGTCCCAAGCCCGGCGAAATGAATGCGGGCGGTGCCGAAGGCTTCCTGCCGGATGGCGGAGGTTTTCCGGGGCCGGGAACGCAACCCCGACCGGAACCAGAGAAAAAGAAGATCCCTCGATTCGATTCCGTCGCAGATGTGCGGGAGAAACTCGAACGGGAATTGCGATCCACCGGGAGTTTGGCCTCACGAACCGATCAAGTCAAAATGATCCGAACAGTCGTCTGTAAGGAAGTGGCTGCTCGCGCGGAAGAGGTCCTCGACAACAACTACTGGGTTCGGCTCAATGCGGTCATCTTGTTGGGCAATCTGAATGTGCTCGAAGACGATGGTCGTCGTGGAACAACTCGACAAGCCTACGCACCGGCCTACAAGCCCCTCGTCAAAGTTCTTCTGACCCCGACCGGTGGTCAACTGGATCAGCAGCACGAATCCGTCAAAATTCGAGCCGCGTTAGGTCTAAAGAACATTGCGTTGACGGCTTCGCTCGCGGATCTCGGGGTGCTTGATAAGGACGAAATCGCCCGAGCATTGATCAGTGAATTGAAGCAGCCGAACAATCACTGGTGGTACAAGCAGAGTTTAATCCAGGCATTGTCCGCCGTTGACTTGGTCCAAGATGCCAAGAATGCGAAACCGATTATCTTGGAAGCCCTGGGCGATGTCCTAACGGACCAGAACCAAGAACTCATCGTGCGAGCCTATGCAGCAAAGGCACTCGGACGAATTCCTTTGCCCGGAACCGTCGAATGGCCGACATTGGCTCACCGAATCGTTCAGTTGGCAAAGGAAGTTGCCGAGACCTATCAGAAGTCTCCCGGACGGGCCGATTTGCGGGAAGCGTTGTGGTGCATCTATTTGGCATTCAAGCCAGAGACACATCTCGAAATCCAACGATATTCCGGCCGGAAGCAAAAAGCGGGCTTCCTGTCCAATACCGTGCCCGCTGTCATCAATGAAGCGTATCAGCAGGTTGTCCCGTTGGCGTCACATGCGATCAATCAACCGGTGCAAGGTCAAGCCGCTCAGATTCCGGCGGAGCAAATCGCGACCTTGACCCAATGGTTGCAGAACAAAACGCCTGCGAACAACAAGCTCGCTCCGAACATTTCCGATTTGAATCCGATCGGCCCACTCAAAACCGCCGCTGAACCAGGTTCATCCGGCGGTGAGTGAAAGCCGTTTCCTCGCTCATTTTGAGCGAAGTTCCTTGAGCAGGTTCTTCGCAGCATCTTGAAAAGCCGGCTCATCGGCCACGTTGTTATCCTCTTCGGGGTCGGTGTTGTGATCGTATAACATCCGAGCTTGGAGTTGGTTCTTCGGTGTGGTGTATGCGGTGAATCGAAATTGGTCGGTTCGGATGGTGTCGCCGTTCCGGAACCGACCGATCGCAGCCGTTTTCCATTCGCGATTCGGTTCTTTCATCAGCGGGACAAAGCTTCGACCCTCAAGATGCTCCGGCCGAGGCAATTGGGCGAGTTCACAGAGCGACGGATAGATGTCGATGAACTCGGTCAAGCCGGGTGTTTTCTGACCGCCTGTCATCCCGGGAGCTTTGACGATGAGCGGGGCGTGCATCGACGTTTCAAAGCAGCAGTGTTTACACCACAAAGTGTGCTCGCCCAAATTCCAACCGTGATCACCCCAAAGCACGACGATTGTGTTCTCGGCGAGTTTCAACCGCTCCAATTCATCAAGTAGCTTGCCGATTTGGGCGTCCGTGTAACTCACACAGGCGTAGTAGCCGTGAATGAGCCGACGGGCCATTTCATCGGATAGCTTGCCCGTTGCCGGGATGTTCGCGTACTGCCGGAGTTCTCCCCAATTGTGGATCGCCTGGTCCGGAGCGTTCTTCGGGCGGTGATACGTCTTCGGAAGTTGAATCGACTCCGCATCGTAAAGGTCCCAATACTTTTGCGGCGCGACGAATGGCAAATGAGGTTTCATAAAGCCGACCGCCAGGAAGAACGGTTCATCTTGCTTCGCCAATCGCCCCAAATCTTTGATGGTTTTCTCCGCGATGTGACCGTCAGCGTAGGCGTTATCGGAAACATCGGCGGCTTCGTAGGCCGGTCCACGACCTTTGGGGTTCTGTCGCATTGCTTTGCGACTTTCGGGCAACTGATACTGTTGCACGTTCCTCGGTCGCCAAGCCGGTTTCGACCACCCCTGCCCATTATCCTTTGCGTGATGAAATACCTTGCCGTTGGAAAGTGTCACATAACCGTGTTCACGAAAATGCGTGTTGAGGGTGGTGATGCCAGGGGCATCCTTCTCGGCCCACGTCTGGTAACTTACAAATCGCTGGCGAGTCGGTCGGATGCCGGTCATCAAACTCGCTCGTGACGCACCGCACGTCGGCACCATGCAGTAGGCCCGCTCAAAGACCGTTCCATCCGCCGCTAAACGGTCGATGTTTGGTGAATGAATCTTTGACTTGCCGAAACAACCGAGTTCCGGTCGCAAGTCGTCTACAGCGATAAACAGCACATTCGGTTTCGCCTCGTCCGCAAGGCAAGTCCCTGCGAACATACTGACGAAAACAAGACTCCACAGTCCTCGGGGCATAGCGCTTCACTCCTCGTGTTGAACGATTCAGAACGCATCCAACGTATGGATTTTCTGAAGGAAGTGAAAGGGCGACGGATCAGAGGTGGAGGGCGGATCGTTCGAAGGCATCGAACAATCGCAACGCCGCTTCGGTGAATTCTTCCAAGTCGCTCGTCAAACTGTAGTGCTGGGCCCGGACGAGAAATTCCCCGCGATGAAGTCGAATGACTAATCGTTTTTGTTCGGGGATATCCAGAATCCGGCGCTGCACGTTTTTATCGAGCAATTGTCGAATTTCCGATGGGTCCTCTGCATGGATGCAATACGCATTGTCGAAACCGGCTCGCCCGATTTGCACGTCATGTTTTCCGACGAGTTTGAAGATGGAATCGAACATTCCTTGCGGGCGGATGGTGAAGGGCTGAGGGGCGTCGTTCCATTCGATCGAAACTTGCAGAAGCGTCGGTCCGTGCTTCCCACCCGAGAATTTCCGCAGTGAGACCGGGCGATCACGGTAGGTGAATTTGAAGATCGGGCCGAAGAGAAAGCGACTCCAAGGGAACTCACCACCATACGTTTTTTGAAGACGCCTGAGGTGCTGTTTGTTGGCGTGCGATCCGAAGACGATCAGCAACGGCATGCCCACAACAAAGACCACAAGAACACCATAAATCAGCACTTGAAATGCCAATCGCGGTCCACCATAGAAACCGGCGAGACAGCAAGCCAACACGCCGGCGGCGAGTGGAATTGTCATGTCGACTGCCATCAGACGTTCGAGAAAACTTGATCGGCGTGACATGGCTTCCACTCGATTGATGTGCCGCAGACGGAACTTCGATCACGATTCACCGGTGATTCTTTTTACACGCGGGATCCTGAGGGACGCCCTGCCCGACTTTGTCGACGGGGTGCGTGAATAGGTACCGCCAGACATCCTCGTGTGAGTACTTGCCAGTCTTCTGGTCTTTCTGGGCACTCCGCCCCGGCACAACGGAACTGTGCGCTCGCCGGGCGTTGCCATCGACATCGAAATCGGTGATCAGTCGCCGCGTGTTTTTGTAGGGCGGCTTCGTTTCATCGACGTTCACGATGGGGCCGAATTTGTGCATCCCAATGAGTTCCCAACTGCGGCAGTAGTGGTCGCCGGTCCAACCGCCATCGAGCACATGCGAAAAGCCGAAGTAGCGGTTTTCGGGGGTCGCGGATGGCAGTGATTGCCAAGACTGCAACTGGTCTCGTGGTCCGCAGAACGCCACAACCCGGCTGACCTTCTGAAATTTGGCGAATCGTGCGGCTGTCGTGGAGCCATGCGAACTCCCGGCCATGATCACATCATCCCAGCGAAGTCCTTGGCCGTCCTCGGTGAGAAAGTACTCCCACTTGCCTTCCGGATTTTCTTTGGCCAGCCATTTCACGAATTGGTAGGCCCGTTCCATCATGCCGTCTGGTTTGGGGATGTCGACTTCATCGCTGAAATCCTGCCCGGTTGCGGCTTCCAATCGGATATTTCCCCGGCAATGTTCGCCAACGGGGTTCTCGCGGCAACAAATCGAAAACCAGCGATTGGCGTAATGCACTTGGATGGCGTGCAATCCGTACGAGTTGATGCGGTCGAACAATTGCTGATTGTGCCCCATCAACCAGATCACCAACTTTCCGCGAGGTTTCACACGGGTGTCGACCGAAGCGTTCTCAATGTCTGCCGGCTTGCCATTCTTTCCTTCGATCAGAAAGTCAATCTCAGGATGAGCTTTCGCACGCGGGTCAATCTTGCTGGCACGGGCCGTCAATTTGTATTGCTGCGGTTTGGGATCGTTGAACGTCAGATTCGATTGAGCACCCGCCTTCGCGGCTAACAGTGGAACAAACAGGATTGCGGCGAGAACCGCAAGGGATTGATGTGTTCGAGACAAGTGAAGACTCCTGGGGTTTCAACAGTGGTTTTGTTCTGACGGTGAGTGCGTCTTCGTCAAAGGCAATTCCGACGCGCAGCACCAAATGCAGGTCTTGATTATCACCATGCGACACGGTTTTCGTGCCGCTGTTCGCGATTCGTCATCATAAGCAACCGGCACGCGATGGCAAATTGCACGGGTTGAAATTCCCATCGGTAACGCGATCGGCCTCGGTTATCCGGCGACGACTTCACGCTACTCGTCGGCGGTCAATTCGACGGGGATGAAAGGGATGACCTGTTCTTCCAAAATTCTTGCAATCGTCATTGAAGGTGCTTTTGCATAACTGTTGCATGTGTGGCCGTGGTGTGATATGCTGTGTTCTGCTGCTGAGCGATGTGAGATCGATCGGTAGCACGAAACGGGTTCCAGCACTTCAAATTTGGACGTTCAACATGCAACCATTGCCGGTAACGGTGCTCTCGGGTTTTCTGGGAGCGGGCAAGACGACTCTGCTCAACCATGTGCTCGCGAACCGCGAGGGATTGCGAGTGGCGGTGATCGTCAATGACATGAGCGAAATCAATATCGATGCGCTCTCTGTGCGGAATGCCGACGCCCAACTCAGTCGGGCCGAAGAGCAACTCGTGGAGATGTCCAACGGTTGTATCTGCTGTACTCTGCGAGAGGACTTGCTCGTGGAAGTTAGCAAGTTGGCGGCAGCAGGTCGGTTCGACTATCTGCTGATCGAGTCTACCGGCATTTCCGAACCGCTGCCAGTCGCTGAAACATTCACATTTACGGATGACGATGGTCGGCGACTTGGTGACGTGGCTCAACTCGACACGATGGTCACCGTTGTCGATGCCGGGCGATTCTTAGACGACTATATGTCGCTCGACGAATTGAACGAACGCGGGGTCGGCCTCAACGAAGAGGATGATCGTGATATCGTCAAGCTGCTCACTGATCAGGTTGAGTTCGCGAATGTAATTTTGCTGAACAAGATCGACTTGGTCGATGCAGATCAGCGTGTCGCGTTGAAAGCAATGCTGCGGCATTTGAATCCGACCGCTGAGATTGTCGAAACCAGCTACGGCCAGGTTCCACTCGACACCATTTTGAGTACTGGACGTTTCGCGGAATCTTGGGCGGAGTCGACTCCCGAATGGTTGCAGGTTCCTCGGGGTGAGGAAGCGTCTGAAGTCGAAGAGTATGGCATGGTTTCGTTTGTGTACCGTGCACGGCGTCCCTTTCATCCCGGTCGGCTTGCCAAGCTGATTGAGTCGGATGTCTTCGATGAAGTGATTCGGTCGAAAGGTTTGTGCTGGCTCGCGACGCGACCGGAGTGGGCGGGTTTCTGGTCGCAAGCAGGTGGCGTTTACAGTCTCGATCCGATGGGGCGGTGGTGGGCCGACGTGCCCCGCGATGATTGGCCGGATGACGCCGAGATCGTTGCCGAGATTCAATCGCAGTTCGACGGGCAGCACGGCGATCGACGACAAGAAGTCGTCTTGATTGGTCAGAAACTGAATGTGCCTGAGATCGAGGCGGCATTGGATCAATGTTTGTTGGCGGATTTGGAGTTGATTCAAGGTCCGACTGAATGGAGCCGTCTTGATGATCCATTCCCGCAATGGGAGATCGCTGACAACTTGGACGATGCAGCCGCATACGAGCCCGATCCGGTGGAGTCCTAGACGGTGAGGTATTGGGATGGAACGTCGAATGGAAGCTGTCTCGGCGATAGAAGCCGTGTTTGCAACGGAGCCTGCGCGACGACTGGCGAAGTCTTTGTTCGACCAGCAGATGTGGTGTTTCGGTTGTGATGTCCGGCTGGCGAAACCGCATGCTCTCTTGGAGTGGGGGTTTGAACGGCACGAACCACCGTCAGGTTCGACTGCACCATCGCACTATCGCTGGGAGGGCGATGTCGGCCGCGTGGGACTGTGGGGATTTGGTGTCTGGTTCGCGCAACCGTCTTGGGGAAGTTTGTTGCTGAAACGCGGCCCGTTTGTTCCCAGATTCTCGGCGGGTTCTCAGTTATCAACGAATGTCTGGGCAGCGACGGAACTCACTGGTTTTCGTCACCCGAAAACCGCTGACGAGCGTCAAACTTTGGGGCGGTTGCTCTCATCATTGGCAAACTGGATGGCTGACTATGAGCGTTGGGTTCGGGCACGGTATGGCATGGCTTATCGAAACCGTGCTGTTGACGACTGGTCTGAAAAGCGAAGCGACTGCGTGCCTACGGAAAGGATGACAGAACTCTGGGACGCCTTGTGTGCCGGAGATGCGAACCGTTTCGTCCTGTGAATGAGTTTTGTATGCCGCTTTGTCGGGCAACAATCTCCGGGAGAACTCTCGTCAGTTTAGTCCTGCTGAAAGTGAATCCTGGAATTGTCGTTGCCGTCGACGGTGTCGAGTGATCGCGTTAGTTGGTCGCCGTGGCATCGGATAGCAATTCTTTGTGGTACATCGTGGAGTCGATATCAATCGGCTTTGCAGTAAAACCACGATTCTCGAACAACCGGAGGACGCGGCGGTTTGCTGGATCGGCTTCCGCAAACACACGTTTGAGTCCCCAGGTGCGAGCGATGTCCAAGCAGTAATCCGTCAGCAACGAGCCAAGTCCGTTGTTCTGCCAGGCGTCGGGGATAAGGATGCCGAACTCGGCGGATTCGTGATCGGCATCGGCGAGAAGTTGCACCACACCGGCCATCGGACAATTCGGTTCGTCCGTCAACTCTGCGACGATTGAGAGTTCACGGTCGTAGTCGCAGAAGCAAAAACGAGCGGTGACCTCACGTGTGGGTTCACTGAAGAGATATCGAAATCGGCGTCGAATCGATTCCGGCGAACACCGCGTGATGAGGTCACGCCAGCGGGGCACGTCTTCCGGTCGCACTGGTCGCAATCGGACACGGGTGCCATCGCGGAGCGTCCGTTCGGCGACAAATTCTTCCGGGTACGGTCGGATTGCCAAATGGGAAAACTGGCGTTCGCCGCGAGTATCACGAGTTGATACCGTGCGAATACGAGCGTCAACCGCATGCACTTGATCGGGAGTAAGCAACAGCGGATTGATGTCGAGTTCCTGAACCTCCGGGTTGTCCGCGACCAACGCGGAGAGCCGAAGCAGCACATCGATTAGGCCATCGACATCGAACGGCGGACGCCCGCGGAAACCAGCGAGCAATGGCCACGTCCGTAGCGACTCGACCATCCGGCGGGCCAATCGCTCGGTCAACGGTGGCAACTCGAATGCCATATCGCGAAAGACTTCCGCAGCAGTTCCACCGGCACCCACCATCAAGACTGGACCAAAAACCGGATCCTTCTTCGCTCCCACGATGATCTCGGTTTTGTAGGGAGCCAACACCATCGGCTGAATTGTGACGCCGTCGATTCGAGCTTCCCGCTGATGCTCGCGAGCCGCCTTGGTCACCCGTGCGAAGGCGTCTCGGACGGCGTGTTCGTCGGAGAGGTTCAATTCCACGCCACCAACATCGGTTTTATGAGAGATGTCCGGCGATTGGATTTTAAGCACCACGGGAAAACCAATTGCTTTAGCAACACTGACCGCGTCTTCGGCAGACGTTGCGAGCTGCGGTCGAGCCGTGGGAATTCCATACGCCGCCAAAAGGGATTTCGAATCGCCCTCGCTGAGTATGTTGTCTCCCTCAGGGAGTCGGTCGCGGAACTCCTGTCGTGTTTGCGGACGCGGCTGCGGGAAATTGATCGTCAATCTGCGAGGGGTCTCATACAGCAGGTCTCGGTTTCGGGCATAACGTGACATCTGCATAAACGCCCGCACGCCTTGCTCTGGAGTGGGGTATGTTGGCACGCCCGCAGCGTTCAAAATCGCAATGCCCTCACGGACCGCGGGACCACCCATCCATGCGGCCAACACCGGACGACCCGATTGCCGAGCCAGTGCCGCCAGCCGTCGCGCTGTGGATGTGGGATTGGTCATGGCCTGGGGAGTCAGCACAACCAAGACCGCATCGACACCCGGATCCTGATGAACCGCTTTGACAGCGTCTTCAAAACGTTCCGGTGGTGCATCGCCAATGACATCGACCGGGTTCCCGTGCGACCACGTGGGCGGCAATACCTCGTCGAGCCGTCGCATTGTCGAATCCGATAGCTCCGCCAGTTTTCCGTGTGCCGCCAACAACGCATCGGTCGCCATCACTCCCGGTCCGCCGGCGTTGGTCACGATGGCCAACCGTGGACCGTCCGGAACCCGATATCGGGACAGCAATTCCGCGCAATCGAACAGGCTTTCCATGTCTAAAACACGAACCAAGCCAGCACGTGTGAAGGCAGATTCGTAAACGGCGTCCACACCCGCCAGCGCCCCCGTATGCGACGCGGCGGCCTGAGCCGATTCCGCAAAACGACCGGCTTTGTACACGACGATTGGCTTGGTCAAAGTGAATGCGCGGGCGGCCGACATGAACCGTCGTGCCTCACTCATGGACTCGATGTAAAGGACAATCGCTTCGGTTTGTCCATCGGCCGCGAAGTAGTCGATCAGTTCCGCAAAGCCGACATCCAAGGCGTTTCCAACTGAAACGAAATGGGAGAACCCCACATTTTCGTTCAGCGACCAATCCAGCACGGACGTGCAAAGTGCCCCTGATTGCGAGATAAACGCCACGCTCCCTGAGGACGGCATCGTTTCGGCAAAACTCGCGTTGAGATTCCGCTTCGGGGAGATAATGCCCAGGCAATTCGGGCCAATCATCCGCATGCCGGGATACTCGCTGACGGCCTTTTTCAGATCCTCTTCGAGTCGTCGACCTGTCGAACCGATTTCGCGGAAACCGGCTGAAATAACAATCACCCCCATCGTTCCCATGGCTCCGCACTGCCGAACCACATCGGGCACTGTCGCCGCCGGGGTGCAGACGATTGCCAGATCGGCGGGTTCTGGCAGTTCACTCATATCGGCAAACGCGGGAATGCCGAAAATTTCGTCGTACTTTGGATTGACCGGGTACACAAGCTGGCTTGCGGGTTCCCCTTCGTTGTCGACCAGGCCACCGGACAGCAGGTTCTCGAGCACCGTCCGGCCCACACTCCCAGCTTTCATGCTGGCACCGATAACCGCCACACGTTTCGGTCGGAAGATGCTATTTAGATTGTGAATCGACATGCCGTCCCTCAATTTCGCACCGGATTAGTCAGTCTTGGAATGCTTCATCAGCGTTACCGATCACGCGGGCAATTGCCACCACACTCCGGAATCGAAGGTTCGTCGCCGATCGGAGTTTCCAGGCAATCGGCGAAAAAATGACTGTAACCAAACACGCCGCCATCGAATCCCAAATCGATCGACGTCGCAACAACTATAACCGTCTCAGGCATTCTACAACCAAGAATTGTGTATGC
Encoded here:
- a CDS encoding sulfatase; the encoded protein is MPRGLWSLVFVSMFAGTCLADEAKPNVLFIAVDDLRPELGCFGKSKIHSPNIDRLAADGTVFERAYCMVPTCGASRASLMTGIRPTRQRFVSYQTWAEKDAPGITTLNTHFREHGYVTLSNGKVFHHAKDNGQGWSKPAWRPRNVQQYQLPESRKAMRQNPKGRGPAYEAADVSDNAYADGHIAEKTIKDLGRLAKQDEPFFLAVGFMKPHLPFVAPQKYWDLYDAESIQLPKTYHRPKNAPDQAIHNWGELRQYANIPATGKLSDEMARRLIHGYYACVSYTDAQIGKLLDELERLKLAENTIVVLWGDHGWNLGEHTLWCKHCCFETSMHAPLIVKAPGMTGGQKTPGLTEFIDIYPSLCELAQLPRPEHLEGRSFVPLMKEPNREWKTAAIGRFRNGDTIRTDQFRFTAYTTPKNQLQARMLYDHNTDPEEDNNVADEPAFQDAAKNLLKELRSK
- a CDS encoding BPSS1187 family protein, translated to MTFNDPKPQQYKLTARASKIDPRAKAHPEIDFLIEGKNGKPADIENASVDTRVKPRGKLVIWLMGHNQQLFDRINSYGLHAIQVHYANRWFSICCRENPVGEHCRGNIRLEAATGQDFSDEVDIPKPDGMMERAYQFVKWLAKENPEGKWEYFLTEDGQGLRWDDVIMAGSSHGSTTAARFAKFQKVSRVVAFCGPRDQLQSWQSLPSATPENRYFGFSHVLDGGWTGDHYCRSWELIGMHKFGPIVNVDETKPPYKNTRRLITDFDVDGNARRAHSSVVPGRSAQKDQKTGKYSHEDVWRYLFTHPVDKVGQGVPQDPACKKNHR
- a CDS encoding HEAT repeat domain-containing protein; the encoded protein is MNQHHTPSVFVNRQLGLRRRVFKASRSFVGIEKVKNQLMPPLLRTTIGLLAISLVGLTDLAFAQNAPVRPAGQKPNAPALPPGYAPPSAAPPVFTFQKALLDEDTQKSLKRSAIGITTTLRGQGNGLSPQDKKKIQDWAKLRVYEMTMPEHFTPPVVKYTTDRPKPGEMNAGGAEGFLPDGGGFPGPGTQPRPEPEKKKIPRFDSVADVREKLERELRSTGSLASRTDQVKMIRTVVCKEVAARAEEVLDNNYWVRLNAVILLGNLNVLEDDGRRGTTRQAYAPAYKPLVKVLLTPTGGQLDQQHESVKIRAALGLKNIALTASLADLGVLDKDEIARALISELKQPNNHWWYKQSLIQALSAVDLVQDAKNAKPIILEALGDVLTDQNQELIVRAYAAKALGRIPLPGTVEWPTLAHRIVQLAKEVAETYQKSPGRADLREALWCIYLAFKPETHLEIQRYSGRKQKAGFLSNTVPAVINEAYQQVVPLASHAINQPVQGQAAQIPAEQIATLTQWLQNKTPANNKLAPNISDLNPIGPLKTAAEPGSSGGE
- a CDS encoding histone deacetylase family protein — encoded protein: MTVRLFTDDFFLEHETGEHPERPARLSSITKKLTNEGLIERCERGKIRFATDEELLRNHTESHLKTIADTARRTKGYLEADTPFSAKSADVARQAAGTAIEAVDAVFSDDCNRALALIRPPGHHARPSHVMGFCLYNNVAVAARHAIAKQEVERILIVDWDVHHGNGTQDSFYHKEQVTFFSAHRSPFYPGTGAADETGSGPGLGHTLNLPLRFGISRKEYCEAFANSLADAVRKSRPQLILLSAGFDAHAADPIGSLSLEAEDFGTLTQMLTDVADSECEGRLVSLLEGGYNLDALAESVACHLGTLLDEPK
- a CDS encoding ParA family protein, with protein sequence MRSITVMNQKGGVGKTTSSVNLAAALAKMDRRVCVIDLDPQGHASIHLGIEAFDETPTIYDVFAGARTITTARQMVASNLWVVPANIDLAAAEVELADAPNRERILDAVLNTPEVADQFDYVIMDCPPSLGVLTINSLTATKEVFIPLQPHFFALQGLSKLFETTALVRSRLNRDLRVTGVMLCLYETGTRLAADVTDDLKTFLDGSAPDAPWASARIFSTKIRRNIKLAEAPSFGQSVFEYAPSCPGAQDYGALAEEVIAAETAGTSMPLANAA